In Xiphias gladius isolate SHS-SW01 ecotype Sanya breed wild chromosome 6, ASM1685928v1, whole genome shotgun sequence, a single genomic region encodes these proteins:
- the si:ch73-61d6.3 gene encoding occludin, with translation MFDKQHYESPPVYSPPFTPPSNNGFGPPGSFHGPQSEYNAYPPPPGSYYIEEKPQHFYKWLSPPGIIKAMMAVVIMLCVAIFACVASTLMWDIQYGYGMGYYGSGMGYGSGYSGSSYGSGYGGYGGYGGYGNYYGSYISPYSAKTAMIAMAAINFIGALAFFITSFSKSNMVRSRKFFLALLITSVIMAVLQGIINIVYIVGVNPMAQGSSSMMYNPMLMMCQNLYQTSYSQMGGVGGFPMYNQYLYHYCFVDPQEGVAMVCGFLVVIAFGVAAFFAHKTRGKIWRYGKPNIYWEEPLVGGKASEGRDVEEWVNNVEESRSVQDAPTLLVSEKGGGLLNASPNSVISYSPAKVESSSYNGDTYNNEYSERTISRPLEALSHGGGTSSTPSEETGGGRKPSANRGKRRRRNPELDESQYETEYTTGGETGNELDGDEWDSVYPEITSDVQRHDYKREFDADLREYKRLCAEMDDINDQLNKLSRQLDTLDDTSAKYQAAAEEYNQLKDLKQTSDYQSKKRECRRLRHKLFHIKRMVKDYDKTH, from the exons ATGTTTGACAAGCAGCACTATGAGAGTCCACCTGTGTACAGTCCTCCTTTCACCCCTCCGTCCAACAACGGCTTTGGCCCTCCGGGCAGCTTCCACGGCCCTCAGAGTGAATACAACGCGTATCCTCCTCCGCCGGGATCTTACTACATTGAGGAAAAACCGCAGCACTTCTACAAATGGCTGTCTCCTCCCGGTATCATCAAGGCCATGATGGCTGTGGTGATTATGCTGTGTGTGGCGATATTCGCCTGCGTGGCCTCCACCCTCATGTGGGACATCCAGTATGGATATGGTATGGGCTACTACGGTTCTGGGATGGGCTACGGCAGCGGATACAGTGGGAGCAGCTATGGGTCGGGATATGGAGGTTACGGGGGTTATGGAGGCTACGGCAACTACTACGGCTCCTACATCTCGCCTTACTCGGCCAAAACCGCCATGATTGCCATGGCAGCCATTAACTTCATAGGAGCACTGGCATTCTTCATCACCAGCTTCTCCAAATCCAACATGGTCCGCAGCAGGAAGTTCTTTCTGGCCCTCCTGATAACCAGCGTCATCATGGCCGTCCTGCAG GGCATCATAAACATTGTCTACATTGTCGGAGTGAACCCCATGGCCCAGGGCTCCTCCAGTATGATGTACAATCCGATGCTCATGATGTGCCAGAACCTCTACCAGACCAGCTACTCCCAGATGGGAGGAGTGGGAGGCTTCCCCATGTACAACCAGTACCTCTACCATTACTGCTTTGTGGACCCACAGGAG ggAGTTGCTATGGTGTGTGGATTCCTGGTTGTAATCGCTTTTGGTGTTGCGGCTTTCTTTGCGCACAAAACTAGAGGGAAGATCTGGCGCTACGGGAAACCAAACATCTACTGGGAGGAGCCCCTGGTCGGAGGGAAGGCCTCAGAGGGCAGAGATGTCGAGGAATGG GTGAACAATGTGGAGGAAAGCCGCAGTGTTCAGGATGCCCCTACCCTGCTGGTGTCCGAGAAGGGAGGCGGGCTGCTCAACGCCTCACCAAACAGTGTCATCTCCTACTCCCCAGCCAAAGTGGAGAGCAGCTCCTATAATGGGGACACGTACAACAACGA GTACTCCGAGAGGACCATCAGCCGGCCATTGGAGGCCCTCTCCCACGGTGGAGGGACCAGCTCGACCCCCTCGGAGGAGACGGGAGGGGGCCGCAAACCCTCTGCCAACAGGGGCAAGAGACGCAGACGTAACCCAGAGCTGGACGAGTCTCAGTACGAGACAGAGTACACcacaggaggagagacaggCAATGAACTTGACGGAGATGAATGGGATAG tGTCTATCCGGAGATTACATCTGATGTTCAGCGTCATGATTATAAGAGAGAGTTTGATGCCGACCTCAGGGAGTACAAGCGCCTGTGTGCTGAGATGGACGACATCAATGATCAGTTGAACAAACTCAGCCGGCAGTTGGACACACTGGACGACACTTCTGCCAAGTACCAG GCTGCAGCAGAGGAATATAATCAACTAAAGGATCTGAAGCAG aCATCAGACTATCAGTCTAAGAAGAGGGAGTGTCGCAGGCTGAGACACAAACTGTTCCACATCAAACGCATGGTGAAGGACTACGACAAGACCCACTAA
- the LOC120790607 gene encoding nuclear receptor subfamily 2 group F member 6-like, translated as MAMVSGGWGNPNGETNGLGEKAYLRREEEEGSPQAGSSDVDVGDEDKACVVDCVVCGDKSSGKHYGVFTCEGCKSFFKRSIRRNLNYSCRSNRECQIDQHHRNQCQYCRLKKCFRVGMRKEAVQRGRIPPSHSGISPNSLAGAVGGAGPGHIGADYFNGQPVSDLISQLLRAEPYPSSRYGVPYSQAQMQASASGASVMGIDSICELAARLLFSTIEWARNIPYFPELPVSEQVALLRLSWSELFILNAAQSALPLHMAPLLAAAGFHSSPMSAERVVSFMDQVRVFQDQVDKLNRLQVDSAEYSCLKAIALFSPDACGLTDPAHVESLQEKAQVALTEYERLQYPNQPQRFGRLLLRLPALRAVPANLISQLFFMRLVGKTPIETLIRDMQLSGSSISWPYAPGQ; from the exons ATGGCCATGGTGAGCGGGGGATGGGGCAACCCCAACGGGGAGACTAATGGACTGGGGGAGAAGGCTTACCTgcggagggaggaagaggaaggctCGCCCCAGGCCGGGAGCAGCGATGTGGACGTCGGGGACGAGGACAAGGCCTGTGTGGTGGACTGTGTGGTGTGCGGGGACAAGTCCAGCGGGAAGCACTACGGCGTGTTCACCTGCGAGGGCTGCAAGAGCTTCTTCAAGAGGAGCATCAGACGAAACCTCAACTACTCGTGCAG ATCAAATCGAGAATGCCAAATCGACCAGCATCACCGCAACCAGTGCCAATACTGTCGGCTGAAGAAATGTTTCCGAGTTGGGATGCGCAAAGAAG ctgtccAGCGAGGTCGGATCCCTCCGTCTCACTCAGGTATCAGTCCAAACTCCCTGGCAGGGGCAGTCGGGGGTGCGGGGCCAGGTCACATTGGGGCAGATTATTTCAACGGGCAGCCGGTTTCAGATCTCATCTCCCAGCTCCTCCGGGCTGAGCCATACCCGAGCAGCCGTTACGGGGTCCCCTACAGCCAGGCACAGATGCAGGCATCTGCAAGCGGAGCGTCTGTCATGGGTATTGACAGCATCTGTGAGCTGGCCGCGCGGCTCCTCTTCAGCACCATTGAATGGGCCAGAAACATCCCATACTTCCCAGAACTGCCAGTGTCAGAGCAG GTGGCGCTGCTGAGGCTGAGCTGGAGTGAGCTCTTCATCCTGAATGCCGCTCAGtctgctctgcctctgcacATGGCTcctctgctggctgcagctggGTTTCACTCGTCCCCCATGTCTGCAGAGCGCGTGGTCTCCTTCATGGACCAGGTCAGGGTTTTCCAGGACCAGGTGGACAAGCTGAACAGGCTGCAGGTGGACTCAGCCGAGTACAGCTGCCTCAAAGCCATTGCACTGTTTTCACCTG ATGCATGTGGTCTGACAGACCCGGCCCATGTAGAGTCCCTACAGGAGAAGGCCCAGGTTGCCCTGACAGAGTATGAAAGGTTGCAGTACCCAAACCAGCCTCAGCGATTCGGCCGCTTACTGCTGCGTCTCCCTGCTCTGCGCGCCGTGCCGGCCAACCTAATCTCCCAGCTCTTCTTCATGCGGCTGGTGGGCAAGACACCCATCGAGACGCTGATTCGAGACATGCAGCTATCAGGGAGCTCCATCAGCTGGCCCTACGCGCCGGGACAGTAA